The genomic stretch CGTTGCTGGAGCACTACTCCCTGACGATGAGTGCGCGCGGCCGGCGGTACAGTGGAGAGCAGAACTTGCACCGGAGGATGTTCAGTTACCTGAGACGCGTCGTCGCTCATggtcatggcgccgccgcggcctccaCGGGGGGCGCCGACGTGGTGCCCCCAGCGTTCCCGGCGCCCGCGGACGAGACGACGACCACCGGTGGGGTTGGGCCGTCGTCGCAGGCGCCGCGAAGCTCGCGGTTCCGGCACATCATGCGCGAGCGGCTGCGGCGGGAGCGCCTCAGCCAGGGATTCGCCGACCTCCACGCGCTTCTGCCCCTCGGCGCGTCTTCAAAAGTTAGTCATCACaacgacacacacacacacacacgaacGTCGTCACGAGTGCTTTTCGTCGGCTTGTCAGCTCAGCTTTGCCGGCGCGACATGCATGCCTGTTGCCTGAGAGCAAGCAAAATAACCTGTCGATGGCTGTTGTGCGCACGCATGCACGCAGGGTGGCAAGAACGACATCGTCGGCGCGGCGGCGGGCTACATCAGGGAGCTGGGGGCCAGGAAGGAGTGGCTCAGCGCCAGGAACGAGGTGCTCCTACAGAGGGCGGCGACCGCGACCCGCTGGAGGGGAGGCGGTGGAACGAGGCCGAGTAgtgtcgtcggcggcggctgggGCATGGTGGTGAAGGTGCGAGCCGAGAGCCAAGACCACTCGACGGCGGTTGATGCGTTCGAGAAGGTGCTCCAGCGGCTCAAGGCCATGGAGGAGCTGCAGGTGACGGCAATCCGGTCGCGCTTCTGCGCCGGAGGCATGTGGATGAACGTCGGAGTGGAAGGCCAGGTACGTACGcgcctagttttttttttctttttcgtgACGATCATCACTCACTCTAGATGTAACGTATACTACGTTAGATGTGAAATATTCTCCTGAAATTGGACATTGAACGTACGTTTGCTCTAGGTCAAACCCATGTGAACTTGCTGTAGGTCAAACCCCCATGTGACCTTGTTGACCCAAGAAATGTTCAGCTCCTTGACAAGTCAATGCACCATTTCCTGTTGAATAGTAATACGTATCGAAACCTCGCAAAACCATTTTAAGTAGTGATTATCTTTTGAGCATTTTATATATTTTCGCAATCAATTGATTTGATGGTTGTAATCACGCGTGGATCGAAAGTAAACTGTTTTTGCATCGTCGGCGACCTAATTGAAAGCTATATCGGCTtgcattttatttatatatgttgcCAAGTGAAGACTTGCTTCTCTGAATGTTCTTTTCTCTGTCGCCGCTTGGTTACTAATTTTGATGTATCTTGTACATGAAGGTATCCACTCGTGAGGTGGACGTGGCAATAACAAACGCCTTGATGGAGCTGGAGGGGAACGATCCAAGAAGCAGCAGGCCAAGCTTCCGGTGTCAAGTCGAAATAAGTGGCCAGATGGGTTGATGTTGTTTCGTTGTCGATCAAATCGAGCAGCAGCTAGAGATGATTTTTCTTATGGCATCTGCCAAAGCATAAGGTAGACCAGTCACCAGTGCATCCAGCAGTATGCTAAATtaaggcctgtttagattggagatgaaaaatttttggatgtcacatcggatatgtcggaaggatgtcgggagaggtttttagacaTTAATAAAACAACAAATTATATAACTCGtctgaaaactgcaagacaaacctattaagcataattaatctatcattagcacatgtgggttactatagcacttaaggctaatcatagactaataaatagtcttaaaagattcgtctcgcgattttcaaccaaactgtgtaattagtttatttttttatctatatttaatattctatgcatgtgcatgtgtccaaagattcgatgggatggatggaaaATTTTTTGGTGAGAAACTAAACAGAGCCTTATACTACTGCAACAACTTCAAGTCTAGTCATTCAGTAGCCGATCGACTTTAGCAAAGAATAATATATAGCTTATTCgcttggctaaaaagtcataacAGAAAGTATTCACTGCTAAATAGCTGACAGATAAACTCAAGGAAAACACATGTTCTGCAATATTAGTGTCTTATAACTGATGATCGACTTTTGTGTTTCGTTGATTGTATGAGAAGATAGGTGAATGTGTTTAGTTACTTATTACGTACTCTCAcatttctaaattataagtcatttggtACATCGATTTTGCTATACATCTAATATATAGTATATTTTTGTATCAAAAAGGTCAACTTATAGTATAGAACAGAGGGGGTACATTCCAGAGGATGGAAATATATGGTTTTCCATTTATATTATAATAAAAAAGATACACaagatttttagaaaaaaaacaatAACTCAAAAGTTAAATATGCCAAAACACCTAGCATGCAACATCCCACCAAAATCTCAAGTCCTGAAATTTGAATTGAGTTCCAAGGTAAACAGGGTGCACGTCAAAAGGTCAAATCCAAAGTGAAGTTCTTCCGTAGTACAAATGTACTCAGGTGAGTGAGTGCGATGGAACTAGGCAAAACCTGTCATTAAAAGGATTGTTTCAAGGTTCACGATCAGTATATATATTGTATACATCTCCTTATTCCAGTGTTCAAAACTTGGGTACAAAAAGAGATGATATAATAACTAGCTTAATTACACACAACTAGCTAGTCCAGCAAATCAGTTGGGCGCGCGGCTACTACGGCGACGGGAAGCACGCCTCGCTGTCGTAGATGGCCTCCTTGAGGTGCCGCTGTATGGACGCCCTCACCGGCGACGCCACCAGGTCGTCCCACACCGACCCTGCGCCGCCCGTGGGGTGCCCGTCCGGGTACAGCTCGTGCACGCAGTTGGCCTCCTCGTTGATCCGGCTCACCCGGTCCAGCAGCCCGATCTCCTCCACGTCCACCAGGAGCCGGCTGTCCTTGTCCTTCCACCCGATCAGCTGCAATGCAccgcaatatatatatatatatatatatatatatagaaagcaTGCATGACACACTATATATCAAGCGCCTCGAACATCGAAATCgacttgtgtgtgtgtgtgtgtgcatgtAAAGGACCGGCGGCCGGACCTTTGCGCCGGCGACGGTATTGGTGCTGTAGAGCCTGGCGTTGTCGACGAGGTCGCAGTACTTGCGGAACGCGCCGGCGAAGCGCTTGTGCGACTTGAGCTGCGAGTTCACCCGCACGGCTCTCCCAGATATGATAGCTCGCCTGATTCCCCTGACGACGGCGAGGTAGGCGTCGCAGACGATGCCGACGAGCTCGATGCGGTACGGCTTCCTCGCCCTGCTGACGGGCCTTCTTCCCTGTCCCTGCtgctcgccgccgtcgtcgtcgtcgtcctccacgGGCTCCCAGTACTTCTCCGTGGTCGTCCCGTCGGCCGCGACCTTGTAGCCGACCCCCATCCGGTACCGCTGCCGGTGCACGGACCGCGCCATGGCGATGGTCTGCCGCACGAACGGCTCCCACGACAGGGTGCCGTCCATGATCACGTCCCGCCCCTCGTTCAGCGCCGTCACCAGCAGCGACGCCGCCGCGTCCGTCGACGACTGGTGCACCTGTACGTGTATATATATGATGCAGTAATAATCAGTCACCTCGATCGCGCGGTGCGGCGAACAGGCAGAACACAGCAGCTCCGATGGACGACGACGTACCAGCTCGGCAGTCTGCAGCATGTCGGTGTGGTGGCCGCGCGAGCTGATGGCTTGGTAGATCACGTCCGACTCCTTGAACGCGTCGGCCTCCACAACCACGGCGTTCGCCGCCGCTTCAGTCCAGAACACCCTGCATGGCATGGCATCGGATCTCAGCCTCAGGGGAGAGTCTGAGAGAATTTGGTTAATTAATTAGGTTTTGAAAGGGAACGACACCCACTCCTTCATGATTTGCTTGAGCACGGTGCTCTTGCCAGCGCCCATGCCGCCGCCCATGAGGAGCAGCACCGGGCTGCGGTCGCTGTGCGCGGCCGGGACCATGACGTCCGTGCCCGGCCGGCAGTGTTGGTCGTGCGGGCAGTGTATACCGATGGCCTTGAGCTCCTCCACCAGCGTGGAGAAGAGCCTGGTAACCTTCAGCTCTCTCGTCACCCTCTCAAACCTCATCTTCCTGTGTAAGAACCACCAACAGATTTCATTTCTCAATGCATGAGCGGTCTAGCTTTAAACTTGTCTCATGTGGTCTCAAAATGCATTTTCAGGTACCTAATAATTAATCCAAAGAGACGCAAAATTGAGGTTTGATCCATGCATATTATCGGTAAAAAAAAGAATgcatcaaaaaggaaaaagaaacatTGGTATCTAGTCTAGTAGGATATATGTTTCACATTTTGTGCCGGATCGATCGGATAGGCGTACTGTAATTACCTAGTGGCCTCCATTACCATTCTTTTGAGTTTTCTTCTAGGCTGCTCGTGGGTCAGCACCTATTCATATATGCAAGTGAACCCAACACGATCGACATTAGCATATGCAtggcacacacaaaaaaaaaaggatcaTATATAGATTCCTAAAAAATGAAAGGATCATCTTGTTGTTACCTGCGTGATTATGTGGGTTGCAAATTTCCAGTGGAAGGAGAAGTAGCCGAGGATGCATTTGTCCAGCTCCTCGATGAGCTGCACGAGCAGGGCGTCCGGGTTCATCTTGTTGTGGAAGAAGGCCAGCAGATTCTGTTCGTAGCCCACGGTCTTCTTCAGGTAATCGTACGATAGGGTGCACAGGTGCGGGCACTCGTTCAGATCTTCGAAACCGATTTGCGTCGCTGGAAAAAAAAATCCGATCTGTCACCATCAATCATCAATGTAATAACGTACGC from Sorghum bicolor cultivar BTx623 chromosome 3, Sorghum_bicolor_NCBIv3, whole genome shotgun sequence encodes the following:
- the LOC8079279 gene encoding transcription factor BHLH148 produces the protein MDPFYFGPDQQLDAAAAAVVDEDYYLQASLGLVLSPPAPPPPAALSLPGSAFEAYHQQRRVPALLEHYSLTMSARGRRYSGEQNLHRRMFSYLRRVVAHGHGAAAASTGGADVVPPAFPAPADETTTTGGVGPSSQAPRSSRFRHIMRERLRRERLSQGFADLHALLPLGASSKGGKNDIVGAAAGYIRELGARKEWLSARNEVLLQRAATATRWRGGGGTRPSSVVGGGWGMVVKVRAESQDHSTAVDAFEKVLQRLKAMEELQVTAIRSRFCAGGMWMNVGVEGQVSTREVDVAITNALMELEGNDPRSSRPSFRCQVEISGQMG
- the LOC8072145 gene encoding uncharacterized protein LOC8072145 translates to MMLRAVDLPDRLDRVAQPTDNGGGEHDEAAVKDTISPTTKPVVVPLLNISAGGRVHEIQTFAHYVATQIGFEDLNECPHLCTLSYDYLKKTVGYEQNLLAFFHNKMNPDALLVQLIEELDKCILGYFSFHWKFATHIITQVLTHEQPRRKLKRMVMEATRKMRFERVTRELKVTRLFSTLVEELKAIGIHCPHDQHCRPGTDVMVPAAHSDRSPVLLLMGGGMGAGKSTVLKQIMKEVFWTEAAANAVVVEADAFKESDVIYQAISSRGHHTDMLQTAELVHQSSTDAAASLLVTALNEGRDVIMDGTLSWEPFVRQTIAMARSVHRQRYRMGVGYKVAADGTTTEKYWEPVEDDDDDGGEQQGQGRRPVSRARKPYRIELVGIVCDAYLAVVRGIRRAIISGRAVRVNSQLKSHKRFAGAFRKYCDLVDNARLYSTNTVAGAKLIGWKDKDSRLLVDVEEIGLLDRVSRINEEANCVHELYPDGHPTGGAGSVWDDLVASPVRASIQRHLKEAIYDSEACFPSP